A single genomic interval of Juglans regia cultivar Chandler chromosome 1, Walnut 2.0, whole genome shotgun sequence harbors:
- the LOC108998602 gene encoding tubulin beta-1 chain has product MREILHIQGGQCGNQIGAKFWEVVCAEHGIDSTGRYQGDNDLQLERVNVYYNEASCGRFVPRAVLMDLEPGTMDSVRSGPYGQIFRPDNFVFGQSGAGNNWAKGHYTEGAELIDSVLDVVRKEAENCDCLQGFQVCHSLGGGTGSGMGTLLISKIREEYPDRMMLTFSVFPSPKVSDTVVEPYNATLSVHQLVENADECMVLDNEALYDICFRTLKLTTPSFGDLNHLISATMSGVTCCLRFPGQLNSDLRKLAVNLIPFPRLHFFMVGFAPLTSSGSQQYRALTVPELTQQMWDAKNMMCAADPRHGRYLTASAMFRGKMSTKEVDEQMINVQNKNSSYFVEWIPNNVKSTVCDIPPTGLKMASTFIGNSTSIQEMFRRVSEQFTAMFRRKAFLHWYTGEGMDEMEFTEAESNMNDLVSEYQQYQDATADEDGYDYEDEEEVQEEA; this is encoded by the exons ATGCGGGAGATCCTTCACATCCAGGGAGGTCAATGCGGGAACCAGATCGGGGCTAAGTTCTGGGAGGTTGTGTGCGCGGAGCATGGGATCGACTCCACGGGAAGGTATCAGGGGGACAACGACCTCCAGCTCGAGCGCGTCAATGTCTACTACAACGAGGCCAGTTGCGGCCGCTTTGTTCCTCGTGCCGTGCTCATGGATCTAGAGCCGGGCACCATGGATAGCGTCAGATCCGGGCCGTACGGGCAGATATTCCGTCCCGATAACTTTGTTTTCGGGCAGTCCGGGGCGGGGAACAATTGGGCCAAGGGGCATTATACGGAGGGGGCCGAACTGATCGACTCCGTTCTGGATGTCGTCAGGAAAGAGGCGGAGAATTGTGACTGTTTGCAAG GGTTTCAGGTTTGCCACTCTTTGGGAGGTGGAACCGGGTCAGGAATGGGAACTCTTCTCATTTCCAAGATCAGAGAAGAGTACCCAGATAGAATGATGCTCACTTTCTCTGTTTTCCCATCTCCTAAGGTGTCTGATACTGTTGTTGAGCCCTACAACGCAACGCTCTCGGTTCATCAGCTTGTGGAAAATGCAGATGAGTGTATGGTCTTGGACAATGAAGCTCTATATGACATATGCTTTCGAACACTGAAGCTCACCACCCCAAGTT TTGGAGATCTCAATCACCTTATTTCTGCAACCATGAGTGGGGTTACTTGCTGCCTGCGCTTCCCTGGTCAACTGAATTCAGATCTCCGCAAGCTTGCAGTTAATCTGATCCCATTCCCTCGTTTGCACTTCTTCATGGTTGGGTTTGCTCCACTCACATCCAGTGGGTCACAGCAGTATCGGGCCCTTACTGTTCCTGAGCTCACCCAACAGATGTGGGATGCAAAGAACATGATGTGTGCCGCTGATCCTCGCCATGGTCGATATCTAACTGCTTCTGCTATGTTCCGTGGAAAGATGAGCACTAAGGAAGTGGACGAGCAGATGATTAATGTGCAGAACAAGAACTCATCCTACTTCGTTGAGTGGATCCCCAACAATGTTAAATCTACTGTTTGTGATATCCCTCCAACTGGTTTGAAAATGGCTTCAACATTTATTGGCAATTCTACATCCATTCAGGAAATGTTCAGGAGAGTCAGTGAACAGTTTACGGCCATGTTCCGCAGAAAGGCTTTCCTGCATTGGTACACAGGAGAAGGGATGGATGAAATGGAGTTTACAGAAGCAGAGAGCAACATGAATGATCTAGTTTCTGAGTACCAGCAGTACCAAGATGCTACAGCAGATGAAGATGGCTATGATTACGAAGATGAGGAGGAAGTTCAGGAGGAGGCCTAA
- the LOC108998601 gene encoding oxalate--CoA ligase, translated as MENLTVTGMLRRVAGDFSSRRALSVSGKFDLTYARLQELVESAASRLVAADVNVGDVVALVFPNTVEFVIMFMAVIRARATAAPLNPAYTSDEFEFYLADSESKLLLTSEKGNDPAQAAASKLKIPHVTATLSEADAELTLSLTQSESEKNSVSNLTNDPDDVSLFLHTSGTTSRPKGVPLTQLNLASSVQNIKAVYKLSESDSTVLVLPLFHVHGLLAGLLSSLGSGAAVALPAAGRFSASTFWPDMIQYNATWYTAVPTIHQIILDRHLDKPEPAYPKLRFIRSCSASLAPAILSRLEDSFGAPVLEAYAMTEAAHLMSSNPLVENGPHKPGSVGKPVGQEMVILDENGVVQEAERSGEVCIRGPNVTKGYKNNPEANKAAFRFGWFHTGDLGYLDSDGYLHLVGRIKELINRGGEKISPIEVDAVLLSHPDIAEAVVFGVPDDKYGEEINCAIIPREGSGIEEAEVLRFCNKNLAAFKVPKKVFVTDSLPKTATGKIQRRYVAEHFLAQISTAKVPKFGA; from the exons aTGGAGAATCTAACAGTTACCGGGATGTTGAGACGCGTAGCCGGAGACTTCTCATCACGGCGGGCCCTCTCAGTCTCCGGAAAGTTCGACTTGACGTACGCTCGGCTTCAAGAACTCGTCGAAAGTGCCGCTTCTCGACTTGTCGCAGCTGATGTAAACGTCGGCGACGTCGTGGCGCTCGTCTTCCCGAATACCGTCGAG TTCGTTATAATGTTTATGGCTGTGATAAGAGCCAGGGCCACCGCTGCGCCGCTCAACCCAGCCTACACCTCGGACGAGTTCGAGTTTTACCTCGCCGACTCAGAGTCGAAACTCCTGTTGACCTCAGAAAAAGGAAACGACCCAGCCCAAGCCGCCGCATCAAAACTGAAAATCCCTCACGTCACAGCCACACTCTCCGAAGCCGACGCAGAGCTCACTCTCTCCCTGACTCAGTCCGAGTCGGAAAAAAACTCGGTCTCCAATCTCACCAACGATCCCGACGACGTGTCGCTCTTTCTCCACACGTCAGGCACCACCAGCCGCCCCAAGGGTGTACCCCTAACTCAGCTCAACTTAGCCTCCTCGGTGCAAAACATTAAAGCGGTTTATAAACTCAGCGAGTCGGACTCAACCGTGTTAGTCCTCCCCCTATTCCACGTCCACGGCCTATTAGCCGGGTTGCTGAGTTCGCTCGGCTCCGGTGCCGCCGTAGCTCTCCCTGCCGCCGGACGTTTCTCGGCTTCAACATTTTGGCCCGACATGATCCAATACAACGCCACATGGTACACCGCGGTCCCGACCATCCACCAAATCATATTGGATCGGCACTTGGATAAACCGGAACCCGCATACCCGAAGCTCAGGTTCATTCGGAGCTGCAGCGCGTCGCTGGCGCCGGCCATATTGAGCAGGCTTGAGGACTCATTCGGGGCACCCGTATTGGAAGCGTATGCCATGACCGAAGCGGCCCATCTCATGTCGTCGAACCCGTTAGTGGAAAATGGCCCTCACAAGCCCGGGTCGGTAGGAAAACCGGTGGGTCAAGAAATGGTGATATTGGACGAGAACGGTGTGGTTCAAGAGGCAGAGAGGAGTGGGGAGGTGTGCATCAGGGGACCAAACGTGACAAAGGGCTATAAAAATAACCCAGAGGCTAATAAGGCTGCTTTTCGGTTCGGATGGTTTCATACGGGTGATCTCGGGTATTTGGATTCGGACGGGTATTTGCATCTAGTTGGTCGGATCAAAGAGCTCATTAACCGTGGAG gTGAGAAAATATCGCCGATTGAGGTGGATGCAGTTCTTCTATCCCATCCTGATATTGCTGAAGCAGTTGTTTTTGGAGTACCTGATGACAAATATGGCGAAGAG ATTAACTGTGCAATCATACCAAGAGAAGGATCGGGCATTGAAGAGGCAGAGGTACTAAGgttttgcaacaaaaatcttGCAGCCTTCAAAGTCCCCAAAAAGGTTTTTGTCACCGATTCTCTCCCGAAGACCGCTACTGGGAAAATCCAAAGGCGCTATGTAGCAGAACACTTCCTTGCTCAAATCTCAACTGCCAAAGTCCCCAAGTTTGGAGCCTAG